The Lutibacter sp. Hel_I_33_5 genome has a window encoding:
- a CDS encoding aspartate/glutamate racemase family protein, with protein MKTIGLIGGITPESTIMYYRVLNDLASKEYGGIHSAKVLINSVDFGIISKYQKENRWDLLDDIMATAGVNLEKGGASCIVICANTMHLCIDAIRKSVSIPVIHIAEATSKTIMNQKIKKVALLGTKYTMEKDFYKNVLSSFGIDTIIPAKNDRDEIHRVIYDELSKGIIKASSKESYVAIINKQIENGATGIILGCTEIPLLIKQEDISIPVFDTTTIHATSAFKFATL; from the coding sequence ATGAAAACAATTGGTTTAATTGGCGGAATAACTCCAGAATCTACAATCATGTATTATAGAGTGTTAAATGATTTAGCATCAAAAGAATATGGAGGTATACATTCTGCTAAAGTTTTAATTAATTCAGTTGATTTTGGTATAATTTCAAAATATCAGAAAGAAAATCGTTGGGATTTGTTGGATGATATCATGGCAACTGCTGGCGTAAATTTAGAAAAAGGAGGTGCAAGTTGTATTGTAATTTGTGCGAATACAATGCATTTATGTATAGATGCGATTAGAAAATCGGTTTCTATTCCTGTAATTCATATCGCAGAAGCTACCTCAAAAACAATAATGAATCAAAAAATAAAAAAAGTTGCTCTGTTAGGTACAAAATACACCATGGAAAAAGATTTCTATAAAAATGTATTATCTTCTTTTGGTATAGATACGATAATTCCAGCCAAAAATGATAGAGATGAAATTCATCGTGTTATTTATGATGAACTTTCTAAAGGAATTATAAAAGCGTCTTCTAAAGAGAGCTATGTTGCTATAATTAATAAGCAAATAGAAAATGGAGCAACGGGTATTATCTTAGGTTGTACAGAAATTCCGTTATTAATAAAACAAGAAGATATTTCTATTCCAGTATTTGATACAACTACAATTCATGCAACTTCGGCTTTTAAATTTGCAACTTTGTAA
- a CDS encoding DNA gyrase/topoisomerase IV subunit A, translated as MSEEINDNEHEEELTNQNDNLDSPQEETITKVTGMYKEWFLDYASYVILERAVPSLEDGLKPVQRRIMHSMKDLDDGRYNKVANIVGHTMQYHPHGDASIADAMVQIGQKELLIDMQGNWGNILTGDRAAASRYIEARLSKFALEVVFNPKTTAWKLSYDGRRKEPIDLPVKFPLLLAQGAEGIAVGLSTKILPHNFIELIDASIKYLKGRSFKIVPDFLTGGIADFTNYNDGKRGGKVRVRAKISQLDKKTLVITEIPFGTTTTSLIDSILKANEKGKIKVKKIEDNTAANVEILVHLPPNVSPDKTIDALYAFTNCESSISPLCCTIENNKPVFVGVSEMLKHSTDLTVELLKRELEIQLNELEEQWHFSSLERIFIENRIYRDIEEEETWEGVIAAIDKGLKPHIKHLKRAITEEDIVRLTEIRIKKISKFDIDKAKQHIESLEDKIAVVKNHLDNLIEFAIDYFKNLKDKYGKGKERKTEIRIFDDIVATKVVMRNTKLYVNRAEGFVGTSLKKDEYVTDCADIDNVIVFRKDGKMMVTKVDSKTFVGKDIIHIAIFKKKDKRTVYNYMYKDGTKGASYMKRFNVTSVTRDKEYDLANGNKGSKVLYFTANPNGEAEVVTINLRAVGSVKKMKWDIDFADLAVKGRGVRGNTITKYAIKSVDFKSEGVSTLKPRKIWFDDAVQRLNVDERGELLGEFRAEDKLLIATQSGKIKAVKPNLGMHFEEDMIVLEKWNSKKPISAIYFDGDKQRYYIKRFLIETPEKEEVFISEHEKSQLEIVATDYRPMAEIIFSKRSLEKMEINLEEFIAVKGIKALGNQLTTDKIKQVNLLESLPFEEPEAPKVEEVEVIEEEVIEEVVEETLPLDVPTIKNASLPDLPNKDDKKTALLKKAIKKKKENNDENQQTLF; from the coding sequence ATGAGTGAAGAAATAAACGACAACGAACACGAAGAAGAATTAACGAATCAAAATGATAATTTAGATTCACCTCAAGAGGAAACCATTACTAAGGTTACAGGAATGTACAAAGAATGGTTTTTAGACTATGCTTCGTATGTAATTTTAGAAAGAGCCGTTCCTTCTTTGGAAGACGGTTTAAAACCAGTACAGCGTAGAATAATGCATTCTATGAAGGATTTGGATGATGGACGTTATAATAAAGTTGCGAACATTGTTGGGCATACCATGCAATATCATCCACATGGTGATGCTTCCATTGCAGATGCTATGGTGCAAATTGGTCAGAAAGAATTACTGATTGATATGCAAGGAAATTGGGGAAATATCTTAACAGGAGATAGAGCTGCAGCATCTAGATATATTGAAGCTCGTTTATCAAAATTTGCTCTAGAAGTTGTTTTTAATCCAAAAACGACCGCTTGGAAACTTTCTTATGATGGAAGACGTAAAGAACCTATTGATTTACCTGTTAAATTTCCGCTTTTATTAGCGCAAGGAGCAGAAGGGATTGCTGTTGGTTTATCCACTAAAATATTACCACACAATTTTATTGAATTAATTGATGCTTCAATCAAATACTTAAAAGGAAGAAGTTTTAAAATAGTTCCTGATTTTTTAACTGGTGGAATTGCTGATTTTACCAATTATAATGATGGAAAACGTGGTGGAAAAGTTAGAGTAAGAGCAAAAATATCTCAACTTGATAAAAAAACCTTAGTAATTACCGAAATTCCTTTTGGAACAACTACCACTTCTTTAATTGATAGTATTTTAAAAGCAAATGAAAAAGGGAAAATAAAGGTTAAAAAAATAGAAGATAATACAGCTGCGAATGTCGAAATTTTGGTGCATTTGCCGCCAAATGTATCGCCAGATAAAACTATAGATGCGTTGTATGCCTTTACAAATTGCGAGTCTTCAATTTCACCTTTGTGTTGTACCATAGAAAATAATAAACCAGTTTTTGTAGGTGTTTCAGAAATGCTAAAACATTCTACAGATTTAACTGTAGAATTGTTAAAACGTGAATTAGAAATTCAATTAAATGAATTAGAAGAACAGTGGCATTTTTCATCCTTAGAAAGAATTTTTATAGAGAATAGAATCTATCGAGATATCGAAGAAGAAGAAACTTGGGAAGGCGTAATTGCCGCTATCGATAAAGGTTTAAAACCTCATATTAAACATTTAAAGCGCGCTATTACTGAAGAAGATATTGTACGTTTAACAGAAATCAGAATTAAAAAGATTTCTAAGTTCGATATTGATAAAGCCAAACAGCATATAGAAAGTTTAGAAGATAAAATTGCCGTTGTAAAAAATCATTTAGATAACTTAATCGAGTTTGCTATCGATTATTTTAAAAATCTAAAAGATAAATACGGTAAAGGAAAAGAACGTAAAACAGAAATCAGAATTTTTGATGATATCGTTGCTACAAAAGTAGTAATGAGAAATACAAAACTTTATGTAAATAGGGCAGAAGGTTTTGTTGGAACATCACTTAAAAAAGATGAATATGTTACCGATTGTGCCGATATCGATAATGTAATTGTTTTTAGAAAAGATGGTAAAATGATGGTTACAAAAGTCGATTCTAAAACGTTTGTTGGTAAAGACATTATTCATATCGCGATTTTTAAGAAAAAGGATAAAAGAACTGTTTACAATTATATGTACAAAGACGGAACAAAAGGCGCTAGTTATATGAAGCGTTTTAATGTTACTTCTGTTACACGTGATAAAGAATATGATTTAGCAAACGGAAATAAAGGATCAAAAGTACTGTATTTTACTGCAAATCCTAACGGAGAAGCAGAAGTAGTTACGATAAATTTAAGAGCTGTCGGTAGTGTCAAAAAAATGAAATGGGATATAGATTTTGCTGATTTAGCAGTGAAAGGTAGAGGAGTAAGAGGAAATACAATTACAAAATACGCTATAAAAAGTGTCGATTTTAAATCTGAAGGAGTTTCTACCTTAAAACCACGTAAAATTTGGTTTGATGATGCTGTTCAACGTTTAAATGTTGATGAAAGAGGTGAGTTGTTAGGAGAATTTAGAGCAGAAGATAAATTATTGATAGCAACTCAATCAGGTAAAATTAAAGCAGTGAAGCCTAATCTTGGGATGCATTTTGAAGAAGATATGATTGTCTTAGAAAAATGGAACTCAAAGAAACCTATCTCTGCAATTTATTTTGATGGAGATAAGCAACGTTATTATATCAAACGTTTTTTAATAGAAACTCCAGAAAAGGAAGAGGTTTTTATATCTGAACACGAAAAGTCGCAATTAGAGATTGTAGCAACGGATTATCGTCCGATGGCAGAAATTATTTTTTCTAAACGTAGTTTAGAAAAAATGGAGATTAATTTAGAGGAATTTATAGCTGTAAAAGGTATAAAAGCACTAGGAAATCAATTAACTACAGATAAAATTAAGCAAGTTAATTTATTAGAATCATTGCCTTTTGAGGAACCAGAAGCACCAAAAGTAGAAGAAGTAGAGGTAATTGAAGAAGAAGTTATTGAAGAGGTTGTAGAAGAAACCTTACCTTTAGACGTGCCAACTATAAAAAATGCTTCTTTACCTGATTTACCTAATAAAGACGATAAAAAAACAGCTTTGTTAAAAAAGGCAATCAAAAAGAAAAAAGAAAATAATGATGAAAATCAACAAACATTATTTTAA
- a CDS encoding ORF6N domain-containing protein, with product MKEEKENRIIPDEIITNKIYLIRNQKVMLDRDLAELYQVETKRLKEAVRRNISRFPSDFMFELTKNELENWRTQFATSKSDKMGLRYAPMVFTEQGVAMLSSVLNSDRAIAVNIKIIRIFTKMRQLLSDNVSVQLEIESIKKKITNNSKNIELVFSYLDELIEKKENKSERNKIGYKK from the coding sequence ATGAAAGAAGAAAAAGAGAATAGAATAATTCCTGATGAAATTATTACCAATAAAATCTATTTGATTCGCAATCAAAAAGTAATGTTAGATAGAGATTTAGCGGAATTATATCAGGTAGAAACAAAAAGATTAAAGGAAGCTGTTAGAAGAAATATAAGTCGTTTTCCAAGTGATTTTATGTTTGAATTAACTAAAAATGAATTGGAAAATTGGAGGACGCAATTTGCGACCTCCAAATCTGATAAAATGGGCTTACGTTATGCTCCAATGGTTTTCACAGAGCAAGGAGTTGCAATGTTATCTAGTGTTTTAAATAGTGATAGAGCAATTGCTGTAAATATTAAAATTATAAGAATATTTACTAAAATGCGTCAATTATTAAGTGATAATGTTTCAGTGCAATTAGAAATAGAGTCAATCAAAAAGAAAATTACTAATAATTCTAAAAATATAGAGTTAGTGTTTTCTTATTTAGATGAATTGATAGAGAAAAAAGAGAATAAATCAGAAAGAAACAAAATAGGCTATAAAAAGTAA
- a CDS encoding DNA topoisomerase IV subunit B, with the protein MAQETKYTEDNIRSLDWKEHIRMRPGMYIGKLGDGSSPDDGIYILVKEVLDNSIDEYVMGAGKTIEISIQGSKVIVRDYGRGIPLGKVVDVVSKMNTGGKYDSKAFKKSVGLNGVGTKAVNALSSFFRVESNRDGKSASAEFEQGVLTNQEKLEETTRRKGTKVSFVPDETIFKKYKFRNEYVAKMLKNYVYLNTGLTIIFNGEKYVSENGLKDLLEDNNNQDDMLYPVIHLKGNDIEVALTHSKTQYSEEYHSFVNGQHTTQGGTHQAAFREAIVKTIREYYGKNFEASDIRKSIISAVSIKVMEPVFESQTKTKLGSTEMGDGMPTVRTYINDFLKTQLDNYLHKNTDVAEKLQKKILQAEKERKELSGIRKIARDRAKKASLHNKKLRDCRIHLGDTKKEAHLETTLFITEGDSASGSITKSRNVNTQAVFSLKGKPLNSYGLSKKIVYENEEFNLLQAALNIEDGLEDLRYNNIVIATDADVDGMHIRLLLITFFLQFFPEVIKEGHLYILETPLFRVRNKKQTFYCYSDEEKREAIGKLRGKPEITRFKGLGEISPNEFVHFIGDDIRLDPVMLDKEMSIEQMLQFYMGKNTPDRQKFIIENLKVELDYVEEE; encoded by the coding sequence ATGGCTCAAGAAACAAAATATACGGAAGATAATATTCGCTCTCTAGATTGGAAAGAGCACATTAGAATGCGTCCAGGAATGTACATTGGTAAGTTGGGCGATGGCTCTTCTCCAGATGACGGAATTTACATTCTTGTAAAAGAAGTTTTAGACAATTCTATTGATGAATATGTGATGGGTGCTGGAAAAACCATCGAAATTTCTATTCAAGGAAGTAAAGTTATCGTTAGAGATTATGGTCGTGGAATTCCGTTAGGAAAAGTTGTAGACGTAGTTTCTAAAATGAATACGGGTGGAAAATATGATTCTAAAGCTTTTAAAAAATCGGTAGGTTTAAACGGAGTTGGTACCAAAGCAGTAAATGCACTTTCTTCTTTTTTTAGAGTAGAATCTAATAGAGATGGAAAATCTGCATCGGCAGAATTTGAACAAGGAGTTTTAACAAATCAAGAAAAATTAGAAGAAACCACTAGAAGAAAAGGAACGAAAGTTTCTTTTGTTCCAGATGAAACTATCTTTAAGAAATATAAGTTCAGAAATGAGTATGTAGCTAAAATGCTAAAAAACTATGTGTATTTAAACACAGGTTTAACCATTATTTTTAATGGAGAAAAATATGTTTCAGAAAACGGTTTAAAGGATTTATTAGAGGATAATAACAATCAAGATGATATGTTGTATCCTGTAATTCACTTAAAAGGCAATGATATTGAAGTTGCCTTAACACATAGTAAAACACAATATTCAGAAGAATATCATTCGTTTGTAAACGGACAGCATACCACACAAGGTGGTACACATCAAGCAGCTTTTAGAGAAGCAATTGTAAAAACAATTAGAGAATATTATGGTAAGAACTTTGAGGCTTCAGATATTAGAAAATCTATTATTTCTGCGGTTTCTATAAAAGTGATGGAGCCGGTTTTTGAAAGTCAAACCAAGACAAAGTTAGGTTCTACGGAAATGGGTGATGGAATGCCAACGGTAAGAACATATATCAACGATTTTCTAAAAACTCAGCTGGATAATTATTTACATAAAAATACAGATGTAGCAGAAAAGTTACAGAAGAAAATATTACAAGCAGAGAAGGAACGTAAAGAACTTTCTGGAATTCGTAAAATAGCTCGTGATCGAGCTAAAAAAGCAAGTTTGCATAATAAAAAATTGCGCGATTGTAGAATTCATTTAGGAGATACCAAAAAGGAAGCTCATTTAGAAACTACACTTTTTATTACAGAGGGAGATTCTGCTTCTGGATCGATCACAAAATCACGTAATGTAAATACCCAAGCAGTTTTCAGCTTAAAAGGAAAGCCTTTAAATTCGTACGGTTTATCAAAGAAAATCGTGTATGAAAACGAAGAGTTTAATTTATTACAAGCCGCTTTAAATATAGAAGATGGTTTAGAAGATTTACGTTATAACAATATTGTAATTGCTACAGATGCCGATGTAGATGGAATGCATATTCGTTTGTTATTAATTACGTTTTTTCTTCAATTTTTTCCTGAAGTAATTAAAGAAGGACATTTATATATTTTAGAAACTCCGTTGTTTAGAGTTCGAAATAAAAAACAAACTTTCTATTGTTATTCTGATGAAGAAAAGAGAGAAGCAATAGGTAAATTAAGAGGGAAACCAGAAATAACACGATTTAAAGGATTGGGTGAAATTTCTCCAAATGAATTTGTACATTTTATTGGTGATGATATTCGTTTGGATCCGGTAATGTTAGATAAAGAAATGTCGATTGAACAAATGCTTCAATTCTATATGGGAAAAAACACTCCCGATAGGCAGAAATTTATCATAGAGAATTTAAAAGTAGAATTGGATTATGTTGAAGAGGAGTAG
- the lysA gene encoding diaminopimelate decarboxylase: MERETLLRLANKYGSPLYVYDTDKIESQYNRLTDAFSSVKNLKLNYAVKALSNINILKFFKNIGAGLDTVSIQEVQLCLTTGIDPKDIIFTPNGVSLQEIEEVAKLGVQINIDNLSILELFGQKHPNIPVCVRINPHIMAGGNSKISVGHIDSKFGISIHQVPHIKRVVENTGMNINGIHMHTGSDILDIDTFLRASEILFDVARNFKNIDFIDFGSGFKVPYKEGDISTDIEQLGVQLSERFNEFCSEYGKDITLMFEPGKFLVSEAGNFLAKVNVVKQTTSTVFAHVDSGFNHLVRPMMYDSYHHITNISNPEGRDRYYSVVGYICETDTFGSNRRISEISEEDVLCFHNAGAYCFSMASNYNSRYLPAEVMLHKGQDYLIRKRQTLDDILHNQEVVNFTKKKKIKELVEA; this comes from the coding sequence TTGGAAAGAGAAACACTTTTAAGATTAGCGAATAAATACGGAAGTCCTTTATACGTTTACGACACAGATAAAATTGAATCACAATACAACAGGTTAACAGATGCTTTTAGTTCTGTTAAAAACCTAAAGTTGAATTACGCTGTAAAAGCACTTTCAAATATCAATATATTAAAATTCTTTAAAAATATTGGAGCTGGTTTAGATACAGTTTCTATTCAAGAAGTTCAATTGTGTTTAACAACAGGAATAGATCCAAAGGATATTATTTTTACACCAAACGGAGTTTCACTTCAAGAAATTGAAGAAGTAGCAAAATTAGGCGTTCAGATTAATATTGACAACCTTTCAATCTTAGAGTTATTCGGACAAAAACATCCTAATATTCCAGTATGTGTGCGTATCAATCCACATATTATGGCAGGTGGAAATTCTAAAATTTCTGTCGGTCATATCGATTCTAAATTTGGAATTTCAATTCACCAAGTACCACATATTAAGCGTGTTGTAGAAAACACTGGTATGAATATCAACGGAATTCATATGCATACAGGTTCTGATATTTTAGATATTGATACTTTTTTAAGAGCATCAGAAATATTGTTTGATGTTGCTCGAAACTTTAAAAATATTGATTTTATCGATTTTGGAAGTGGTTTTAAAGTACCTTATAAAGAAGGCGATATCTCTACAGATATTGAGCAATTAGGCGTTCAACTTTCTGAGCGTTTTAACGAATTTTGTTCTGAATACGGAAAAGACATAACACTAATGTTCGAACCAGGGAAATTTTTAGTTTCTGAAGCTGGAAATTTCTTAGCAAAAGTTAATGTTGTAAAACAAACTACTTCTACAGTTTTTGCACATGTAGATTCAGGATTTAACCATTTGGTAAGACCAATGATGTACGATTCTTATCATCATATTACTAATATTTCTAACCCAGAAGGAAGAGACAGATATTATTCTGTTGTTGGGTATATTTGTGAAACAGATACTTTTGGTTCTAACCGTAGAATTTCGGAGATTTCTGAAGAAGATGTTTTATGCTTCCACAATGCGGGCGCATATTGTTTCTCAATGGCCTCTAACTACAATTCCAGGTATTTACCAGCAGAAGTTATGTTGCATAAAGGCCAAGATTATTTGATAAGAAAAAGACAAACTTTAGATGATATTTTACACAATCAAGAAGTTGTTAATTTTACAAAAAAAAAGAAAATTAAAGAACTAGTTGAAGCTTAA
- a CDS encoding fumarylacetoacetate hydrolase family protein, protein MKILGIGSNYVTDLKDIEEKKKAKKFIFSKPSSSLAINRDVEYPSITNQLIYEVELVIKIGKEGKNIAKKDANSYISEIAVGIDYTAKDLLSDARETKHPWEFAKGFDGAAPISSFKSITEYPNLADINFDLKINEELKQESNTAYMINDFADIIVFISEYMTLQPGDLIFTGTPALGKGEIFKGDQLQCSINGELMLDFKMI, encoded by the coding sequence ATGAAAATTCTAGGAATAGGCAGTAATTATGTTACTGATTTAAAAGATATTGAAGAGAAAAAGAAAGCGAAGAAATTCATCTTTTCTAAACCATCATCAAGTTTAGCAATTAATCGTGATGTTGAATACCCAAGTATTACAAATCAATTAATTTACGAAGTTGAATTAGTGATTAAAATTGGAAAGGAAGGAAAAAACATCGCAAAGAAAGATGCAAACTCTTATATCTCGGAAATTGCCGTTGGAATAGATTATACAGCAAAAGATCTTTTAAGTGATGCTAGAGAAACAAAACATCCATGGGAATTTGCAAAAGGATTTGATGGTGCTGCTCCTATATCTAGCTTTAAATCGATTACAGAATATCCTAATTTAGCGGATATTAATTTCGATTTGAAAATTAATGAAGAATTAAAACAAGAAAGCAATACAGCGTATATGATTAATGATTTTGCTGATATTATTGTGTTTATTTCTGAATATATGACTTTGCAACCAGGAGATTTAATTTTTACAGGAACACCTGCTTTAGGAAAAGGAGAAATTTTTAAAGGAGATCAATTACAATGTTCAATTAATGGTGAATTGATGTTAGATTTTAAAATGATCTAA